In a single window of the Pontibacter russatus genome:
- the glmS gene encoding glutamine--fructose-6-phosphate transaminase (isomerizing), with translation MCGIVAYVGHREACPVIIKGLKRLEYRGYDSAGVALMNGSLNIYKKKGKVAELEAALMGIDTHGHIGMGHTRWATHGEPNDINAHPHYSTSGNIAIIHNGIIENYAALKQLLIEKGHTFKSDTDSEVFINLIEDIRTNSHCTLPEAVRLALHEVVGAYAIVVLAQDSPNQLVAARKGSPLVVGIGEGEFFLASDATPIIEYTNEVVYLNDYELAVINNGELDIRTKEDVKQTPYVQRLEMALESIEKGGYEHFMLKEIFEQPRSILDSMRGRMIAESDHLMMGGIREYENKFVKAKRIIIVACGTSWHAGLVAEYLIEDFARIPVEVEYASEFRYRNPIITEKDIVIAISQSGETADTLAALELAKSKGATIFGICNVVGSSIARATDAGAYTHAGPEIGVASTKAFTAQVTVLTLIAMIIGSKRGMIETSKLHQLMVELESIPTKVEIALQLNDQIMEISEVFKDATNFLYLGRGYNFPVALEGALKLKEISYIHAEGYPAAEMKHGPIALIDEHMPVVVIATKDSSYEKIVSNVQEVKARKGKVIAVVTEGDTTIPSMADYVIEIPETSEPLMPLLSVIPLQLLSYHIAVMRGCNVDQPRNLAKSVTVE, from the coding sequence GGCATAGATACGCACGGGCATATTGGCATGGGCCACACCCGCTGGGCCACGCACGGAGAGCCGAACGATATAAACGCCCACCCGCACTACTCTACCTCAGGCAACATCGCCATCATCCACAACGGCATCATCGAGAACTATGCCGCGCTGAAGCAACTCCTGATAGAGAAGGGCCATACCTTTAAGTCCGACACCGACTCTGAGGTCTTCATCAACCTGATAGAAGACATCCGCACCAACAGCCACTGTACGCTGCCCGAGGCCGTGCGGCTGGCCCTGCACGAGGTGGTGGGCGCCTATGCCATTGTGGTATTGGCGCAGGACAGCCCGAACCAGCTGGTAGCGGCCCGCAAGGGCAGTCCGCTGGTAGTGGGCATCGGAGAAGGCGAGTTTTTCCTGGCCTCCGACGCCACGCCTATCATCGAGTACACCAACGAGGTGGTTTACCTGAATGACTATGAACTGGCGGTAATCAACAACGGGGAACTTGACATCCGCACGAAAGAGGACGTGAAGCAGACGCCTTATGTGCAGCGCCTGGAGATGGCCCTCGAGTCGATTGAGAAAGGCGGCTACGAGCACTTCATGCTGAAGGAGATTTTCGAGCAGCCGCGCTCTATCCTCGACAGCATGCGCGGCCGCATGATTGCCGAGAGCGACCACCTGATGATGGGCGGCATCCGGGAGTATGAGAACAAGTTTGTCAAAGCCAAGCGCATCATCATTGTGGCCTGTGGCACGTCGTGGCACGCGGGCCTGGTGGCAGAGTACCTGATCGAGGACTTCGCCCGCATCCCGGTGGAAGTGGAGTATGCCTCCGAGTTCCGCTACCGCAACCCGATCATCACCGAGAAAGACATCGTGATCGCCATCTCCCAGTCCGGGGAAACGGCAGATACCTTAGCCGCGCTTGAACTGGCGAAATCGAAGGGTGCCACCATTTTCGGTATATGCAACGTAGTGGGCTCGTCCATTGCCCGCGCCACGGATGCGGGCGCTTATACGCACGCGGGGCCGGAGATTGGGGTGGCCAGCACAAAAGCCTTCACAGCGCAGGTAACGGTGCTCACGCTGATTGCCATGATCATCGGCAGCAAGCGCGGCATGATAGAGACGAGCAAGCTTCACCAGCTGATGGTGGAGTTGGAGAGCATCCCGACTAAAGTTGAAATTGCCCTGCAGCTGAACGATCAGATCATGGAAATCTCCGAGGTGTTCAAGGACGCAACCAACTTCCTGTACCTGGGCCGTGGCTACAATTTCCCGGTGGCGCTGGAAGGTGCCCTGAAACTGAAGGAAATCTCCTATATCCACGCAGAAGGGTATCCGGCCGCCGAGATGAAGCACGGGCCAATCGCCCTGATCGACGAGCACATGCCGGTGGTGGTTATCGCGACAAAGGACAGCTCGTATGAGAAAATTGTATCGAATGTGCAGGAAGTGAAGGCCCGCAAGGGCAAGGTGATTGCCGTTGTGACAGAAGGCGACACGACCATTCCGTCGATGGCGGATTACGTGATCGAGATTCCGGAGACGAGCGAGCCGCTGATGCCTTTGCTGTCTGTGATTCCGCTGCAACTGCTGTCGTACCACATTGCGGTGATGCGCGGCTGCAACGTAGACCAGCCCCGCAACCTGGCAAAGTCTGTGACGGTGGAGTAA